In the genome of Vicia villosa cultivar HV-30 ecotype Madison, WI linkage group LG7, Vvil1.0, whole genome shotgun sequence, one region contains:
- the LOC131616798 gene encoding DExH-box ATP-dependent RNA helicase DExH3-like: protein MHNPKSAASFLIARAKSLHLRRYNYRSLTPSSRSLLFNFQPSLSSFLSNSKPFISTRFFSGYYNLEQFSDDEYECEFENHQASSTVANVDEWKWKLSMLLRNEKDQEIVSRDKRDRRDYEQIANLAKRMGLYSELFGKVVVASKVPLPNYRPDLDDKRPQREVVIPLSLQRRVEGLVQEYLDRIQLNSEKRSDCLDSVNSTNQVKDIDMNENANSFVEESVMEKVLQKRSLRMRNMQRSWQESPEGKKMLEFRKSLPSFKEKEGLLQAIARNQVIVISGETGCGKTTQLPQYILESEIESGRGAFCSIICTQPRRISAMAVAERVSAERGESLGETVGFKVRLEGMRGKNTHLLFCTSGILLRRLLSDRNLSGITHVFVDEIHERGMNEDFLLIVLKDLLPRRRDLRLVLMSATLNAELFSNYFGGAPTFHIPGFTYPVRAHFLEDVLEMTGYKLSSFNQVDDYGQDKLWKTQKQLAPRKRKNQITALVEDALSKSSFENYSPKTRDSLSSWTPDCIGFNLIEAVLCHICRKERPGAVLVFMTGWEDISCLRDQLKAHPLLGDPNRVLLQTCHGSMATSEQKLIFDKAPPNVRKIVLATNMAEASITINDIVFVVDCGKAKETTYDALNNTPCLLPSWISQASARQRRGRAGRVQPGESYHLYPKCVYEAFSDYQLPELLRTPLNSLCLQIKSLQVESIGEFLSSALQAPKPRAVQNAIDFLTMIGALDEKENLTNLGKFLSILPVDPKLGKMLIMGAIFRCFDPVLTIVAGLSVRDPFLLPQDKRDLAGTAKSRFSAKDYSDHMALVRAYEGWKDAEREGSAYEYCWRNFLSAQTLQAIHSLRKQFSFILKEAGLVDTDASINNKLSHNQSLVRAVICSGLFPGIASVVHRETSMSFKTMDDGQVLLYANSVNARYQTIPYPWLVFGEKVKVNAVFIRDSTGVSDSILILFGGALSNGIQAGHLKMLDGYVDFFLDPNLADCYLKLKEELDKLIQKKLEDPNIDIHKEGKYLMLAVQELVSGDQCEGRFVFGRDSRKPKASNDENKFTKDGTNPKSLLQTLLMRAGHSPPKYKTKHLKTNEFRALVEFKGMQFVGKPKRNKQLAERDAAIEALAWLTHTSDNAQHEDDKSPPDVTDNMLKLLGKRRKSNRRFD, encoded by the exons ATGCATAATCCAAAATCTGCCGCGTCTTTCCTCATAGCACGTGCCAAGTCTCTTCATCTTCGCCGCTACAACTATCGCTCTCTCACTCCATCTTCACGGTCACTCTTATTCAACTTTCAACCCTCGCTTTCTTCTTTCTTATcgaattctaaaccgtttatctCCACACGCTTCTTCTCTGGATATTACAATCTCGAACAGTTCTCTGATGATGAATATGAATGTGAATTTGAGAACCACCAG GCATCGTCTACGGTGGCCAATGTGGATGAGTGGAAATGGAAACTTAGTATGCTGTTACGGAACGAAAAGGATCAGGAGATTGTGTCTAGAGATAAAAGAGATAGGAGAGACTATGAACAAATCGCTAACCTTGCCAAAAGAATGGGACTTTACAG TGAGCTGTTTGGAAAAGTAGTTGTTGCAAGCAAAGTGCCTCTTCCTAACTACAGACCAGATTTGGATGACAAACGTCCACAAAGAGAG GTCGTGATTCCACTAAGCTTGCAAAGGAGGGTGGAGGGTCTAGTGCAGGAGTACCTTGATAGGATACAATTAAATTCTGAAAAGAGATCGGACTGTTTGGATAGTGTTAATTCCACCAATCAGGTTAAAGATATAGACATGAATGAAAATGCCAATTCTTTTGTGGAGGAGTCTGTTATGGAAAAGGTTCTCCAGAAGAGGAGTTTGAGGATGCGTAATATGCAAAGATCTTGGCAG GAATCTCCTGAAGGCAAGAAGATGCTGGAATTCCGGAAGTCTCTCCCATCATTTAAGGAGAAGGAAGGTTTACTTCAAGCTATAGCACGTAATCAG GTAATAGTTATATCTGGAGAGACTGGCTGTGGTAAAACAACTCAACTTCCTCAATATATATTAGAGTCAGAGATAGAATCTGGCCGTGGGGCATTTTGCAGCATTATTTGCACACAGCCTCGAAGGATATCTGCTATGGCAGTGGCTGAGAGAGTGTCAGCAGAGAGAGGAGAGTCTCTGGGTGAAACA GTTGGATTCAAAGTTCGGTTAGAAGGAATGAGAGGGAAAAACACCCATCTGCTATTTTGCACCAGTGGTATATTACTCCGAAGGTTGCTGAGTGATCGAAACCTGAGTGGTATAACCCATGTGTTTGTGGATGAAATTCACGAGCGAGGCATGAATGAAG ACTTCTTACTGATTGTGTTGAAGGATCTTCTTCCACGACGCCGTGATTTAAGATTGGTATTGATGAGTGCCACTTTGAATGCTGaacttttttcaaattattttggaGGTGCACCGACATTTCATATCCCG GGTTTCACCTATCCTGTAAGAGCTCACTTTTTAGAAGATGTTTTGGAAATGACTGGATATAAATTGTCTTCTTTCAACCAAGTTGATGATTATGGTCAAGATAAATTGTGGAAAACACAGAAGCAGCTTGCACCACGGAAGAGGAAAAACCAGATCACTGCTCTTGTTGAG GATGCTCTTTCTAAATCAAGCTTCGAGAACTATAGTCCCAAGACACGTGATTCATTATCTTCTTGGACACCGGATTGCATAGGATTCAATCTCATTGAGGCTGTTCTATGCCATATATGTCGGAAGGAACGACCAGGTGCTGTTTTAGTATTTATGACTGGGTGGGAGGATATAAGCTGTTTAAGAGATCAGCTTAAAGCACATCCTCTCTTAGGTGATCCCAATAGGGTTCTCCTTCAAACATGCCATGGTTCAATGGCAACTTCTGAACAG AAACTCATTTTTGACAAAGCACCTCCAAATGTAAGGAAAATAGTACTTGCTACAAACATGGCAGAGGCAAGTATTACGATCAATGATATAGTTTTTGTCGTCGACTGTGGAAAAGCAAAAGAGACTACTTATGATGCTTTGAATAACACACCATGTCTACTACCGTCTTGGATTTCACAAGCATCTGCACGGCAG AGAAGAGGTAGGGCTGGTCGTGTTCAGCCAGGAGAATCCTACCACCTTTACCCCAAATGTGTTTATGAAGCCTTTTCTGATTATCAACTTCCTGAACTTTTGAGAACACCCTTGAACTCTCTTTGCTTGCAAATAAAAAGTTTGCAGGTTGAGAGCATTGGAGAATTTCTATCATCAGCTTTGCAGGCACCAAAGCCACGTGCC GTTCAAAATGCTATTGATTTTCTCACGATGATTGGAGCATTAGATGAAAAAGAAAATCTTACCAATCTTG GGAAGTTTCTCTCCATACTTCCTGTAGATCCCAAGCTGGGAAAAATGCTAATAATGGGAGCTATATTTCGGTGCTTTGATCCTGTTCTTACGATAGTTGCCGGCCTTAGTGTCAGAGATCCTTTCCTCTTGCCCCAAGACAAAAGAGAT TTAGCAGGAACTGCAAAGTCTAGGTTTTCTGCTAAAGATTACAGCGATCATATGGCTCTTGTTCGAGCATATGAAGGATGGAAAGATGCTGAAAGAGAAGGATCAGCTTATGAATACTGCTGGAGAAATTTTCTCTCTGCCCAAACTCTTCAGGCAATTCATTCTCTTCGGAAGCAATTCAGCTTCATTTTGAAAGAAGCTGGCTTGGTAGATACAGATGCAAGCATTAATAACAAATTGAGTCATAATCAATCTCTTGTACGTGCTGTCATATGTTCTGGACTCTTTCCTGGAATAGCATCAGTGGTG CACAGGGAGACATCCATGTCATTTAAGACAATGGACGATGGCCAGGTTTTATTATATGCA AACTCGGTGAATGCACGGTACCAGACTATTCCTTACCCATGGTTGGTTTTTGGTGAGAAAGTAAAAGTCAATGCTGTTTTCATCCGCGATTCCACTGGTGTATCTGATTCAATACTTATTCTATTCGGCGGTGCTCTAAGTAATGGGATACAG GCCGGGCATCTGAAAATGTTAGATGGGTATGTTGACTTCTTTTTGGATCCTAATTTAGCTGACTGCTATTTGAAGCTTAAGGAAGAACTCGATAAGCTTATCCAAAAGAAG CTAGAAGATCCTAACATTGACATTCATAAGGAAGGGAAGTACTTGATGCTTGCTGTTCAGGAATTGGTCTCAGGGGACCAGTGTGAAGGAAGATTTGTATTTGGCCGTGACAGCCGGAAGCCTAAGGCCTCTAACGACGAGAATAAATTCACAAAAGATGGAACAAACCCCAAGAGCTTGCTCCAAACACTTTTGATGCGAGCAGGGCATTCTCCGCCGAAATACAAAACAAAACATCTGAAGACAAATGAGTTCAGAGCATTGGTGGAGTTTAAAGGAATGCAATTTGTTGGCAAACCGAAAAGAAACAAGCAGCTTGCAGAAAGGGATGCTGCTATAGAGGCATTGGCTTGGTTAACTCACACCTCAGACAATGCTCAGCATGAAGACGATAAATCTCCTCCTGATGTTACTGACAACATGTTAAAACTCCTAGGGAAGCGTAGAAAATCAAATCGACGTTTTGATTGA
- the LOC131620169 gene encoding uncharacterized protein LOC131620169, translating to MLDGIWKNRNDYVWHNEQEEASALGLKANYVWNEWFQAQERMAGSTAWDPGTLPVFEAEALALKEAILGAISLNLEFVIFESDSQIVTQAVHSNKKGDSEFCLIIDYICSLLRSFKNFEVKFVKRQANSVAHSLARAANSWARRSLLSSTPLCIEHLLINESR from the exons ATGTTAGATGGTATTTGGAAAAACAGGAATGACTATGTTTGGCATAATGAACAAGAAGAAGCGTCAGCTTTGGGTTTAAAAGCGAATTACGTTTGGAATGAGTGGTTCCAAGCCCAAGAGAGAATGGCTGGAA GTACAGCATGGGACCCAGGAACTCTACCCGTCTTTGAAGCTGAAGCCTTGGCCCTTAAAGAGGCCATCCTTGGGGCTATATCCTTGAATTTGGAGTTCGTAATTTTTGAAAGTGATTCCCAAATTGTTACACAAGCTGTCCACTCAAATAAAAAGGGTGACTCTGAGTTTTGTCTTATTATTGATTATATATGTAGTTTATTGAGGTCCTTCaaaaactttgaggtaaagtttgtcaaacgtcaagcgaattcggttgctcaTTCCCTTGCaagggcggccaattcttgggctCGACGTAGTTTATTGAGTTCGACTCCTCTTTGTATTGAACATCTTTTGATTAATGAAAGTCGTTAA